One stretch of Roseimicrobium sp. ORNL1 DNA includes these proteins:
- a CDS encoding SMI1/KNR4 family protein — translation MGLSESPTPEDKHDTAAGLVHAAVEAKHHRGRKSLRGCGITALLWIAAIVFLAVVQPDMEKGRTWEMVSAGSAMLFLFFGAPAFGVLYGIEAGSYLNWRKKQYPGTRWWRLFLGFWWLLFAALFLAFGLLNLIEAIYGLFRERETAEIVQTTFLGLACGGVGWFLGWLALRRKTESSEEVDTAIADAWKHAWDALDFVTLEQQLGCTLPPAYKAMLQPGSEWREKSWMLCPKGLENEDEELYDVLMLLPPHPKALEKHPITGETVLCFARAEFGVYFLKPGSEDPPVFLFSKDSGPDNIEEIAPSLSVFLSWPKRGWGE, via the coding sequence GTGGGATTAAGCGAGTCTCCAACACCGGAAGACAAGCATGACACCGCAGCAGGCCTCGTCCATGCTGCGGTGGAAGCAAAGCATCACCGGGGACGCAAGTCCCTGCGTGGCTGCGGCATCACCGCGCTGCTGTGGATTGCCGCGATCGTGTTCCTGGCCGTCGTCCAACCGGACATGGAGAAGGGGAGGACGTGGGAGATGGTCAGCGCCGGGTCTGCCATGCTTTTTCTCTTCTTCGGGGCCCCCGCCTTCGGTGTGCTCTACGGCATTGAGGCCGGAAGCTACTTGAACTGGCGGAAGAAGCAGTACCCCGGCACGAGGTGGTGGCGGCTTTTCCTGGGATTCTGGTGGCTGCTGTTTGCCGCATTGTTCCTCGCGTTCGGCCTGCTGAATTTGATCGAGGCGATCTATGGTTTGTTCCGCGAGAGGGAGACTGCGGAGATTGTGCAGACGACCTTCCTCGGCTTGGCATGCGGAGGCGTGGGCTGGTTCCTCGGATGGCTCGCCCTCAGGAGAAAGACGGAATCCTCGGAAGAGGTGGACACGGCCATCGCGGACGCATGGAAGCATGCATGGGACGCGCTTGATTTCGTCACGCTGGAGCAGCAGCTGGGTTGTACTCTGCCTCCCGCTTACAAAGCGATGCTGCAACCCGGCAGCGAGTGGCGCGAGAAGAGCTGGATGCTGTGTCCCAAGGGACTCGAAAACGAAGACGAGGAACTTTACGACGTGCTCATGCTCCTGCCTCCGCATCCCAAAGCATTGGAGAAGCATCCCATCACCGGCGAAACAGTGCTGTGCTTTGCGCGAGCGGAGTTTGGTGTGTATTTCCTGAAGCCCGGCAGCGAAGACCCTCCTGTATTTCTTTTTTCCAAAGACTCCGGACCCGACAACATCGAAGAAATCGCCCCAAGTCTCTCCGTGTTTCTCAGCTGGCCGAAGAGGGGGTGGGGGGAGTAG
- a CDS encoding SMI1/KNR4 family protein, giving the protein MASHDLSPKDERNPENPEALAEEDVATLVRQGGHSEGLRTMRGCGVTALLWFVCIVGGYVFLRYLEGRKEEPGLLAGVIGWTAGIYVILIGPALGVLYAIELVGYLNWRKKKGAANIFWRLFIGFWLLVFAALFLGFGGASMFVSVREFVKFEGLANTAAAVGGVALGAMLFGAGVIFVRTCFTRKGFSTEEQDIAAAEAELRAWKNLDFETLESQLGCTLPAAYKAMLQPGSEWHRKEWAIHPKGLDNDEELYLIFGLHLPDQNAIRRHPTTSETMLCFGSAEGLEYWIRPGTEDPPVYECVTDTLPFEATEIAPHLSVFLGWPKD; this is encoded by the coding sequence ATGGCCTCGCACGACCTCTCCCCCAAAGACGAGCGCAACCCGGAGAACCCGGAGGCGCTCGCAGAGGAAGATGTCGCCACCCTCGTGCGCCAGGGCGGGCATAGTGAGGGGCTTCGGACCATGCGCGGGTGTGGCGTTACCGCCCTGCTGTGGTTCGTGTGCATCGTCGGCGGCTATGTTTTCTTGAGATACCTTGAGGGCAGGAAAGAGGAACCAGGACTCTTGGCCGGTGTCATCGGTTGGACCGCTGGCATCTATGTGATCCTCATCGGTCCCGCCCTTGGCGTGCTCTATGCCATCGAATTGGTGGGCTACCTCAACTGGCGGAAGAAGAAAGGCGCTGCCAATATCTTCTGGCGCCTGTTCATCGGCTTCTGGCTGCTCGTGTTCGCTGCGCTGTTCCTGGGATTTGGCGGGGCTTCCATGTTTGTGAGTGTGCGCGAATTCGTGAAGTTCGAGGGATTGGCCAATACCGCCGCGGCGGTGGGAGGCGTCGCCCTGGGAGCCATGCTCTTCGGCGCTGGGGTGATTTTCGTACGGACCTGCTTCACAAGAAAAGGATTCTCCACCGAGGAACAGGACATCGCCGCCGCCGAAGCCGAGCTGCGAGCGTGGAAAAACCTCGACTTCGAGACCCTGGAATCCCAGCTCGGCTGCACCCTGCCCGCTGCCTACAAGGCCATGCTGCAACCCGGCAGCGAGTGGCATAGGAAGGAGTGGGCGATTCATCCCAAGGGACTCGACAATGATGAGGAGCTCTACCTCATCTTCGGCCTCCACCTGCCAGACCAGAATGCCATTCGCAGGCATCCCACCACCAGCGAGACCATGCTCTGCTTCGGCAGCGCCGAGGGACTCGAATACTGGATCCGCCCCGGTACGGAAGACCCACCGGTCTATGAGTGCGTCACCGACACCCTTCCCTTCGAAGCGACCGAGATCGCGCCGCATCTCTCCGTGTTTCTGGGCTGGCCGAAGGATTAG
- a CDS encoding sulfatase — translation MPQTEPTPGQGPLTKKTQELSRRTVFRFTVCTVLATLVGWYINALLTFAGNTYGFNNRFTEVAVGHHWFYLVWSNVEVMKAYIIVAIIFTAIIYPIILLWRKWQVFGRWGVIWRALALCGALYGFFVFRLMLNKPYFGNYSYFDQGWKKFGDWFGAAIQQGFGFFVLYIFPAIAVLVCGLFYLNELRRFLKSRPGMVPWPLVGPVVILIGMVVTGYGFIKDDSRHTPAVEQAPKPKTKPKNILILASDSFRSDRLSCNGYGRVTSPHIDRIAAEGITFRKCFTPIASTLESLTTMFSSQYPHTHGIQHMFPNKEQVAKANATSPGLGTILRSKGYDTAVIGDWCACGFKELPMGFEDVTVSDFDNFKVYMSEVVYLHHQILPLFFDNRAGHWLFPKLKSFANFMTPDVVTNQVVDRLQERKEDEKPFILFAFYSCTHLPYRTPRQYADIWADPAYKGDHNFELKLNVDEFIGNVDIGNKWEKLPKKDVEQIDALYDGCIRMFDDCVGRIMAELEASGLKDDTIVLITADHGDDLFEPNVTFGHGLTFNGGDQSNNIPFVLRVPGVENRGRTSDKITRSIDFAPTLLELTGHAPEPRFEGKSLVPYIKGNADLSLAWYGETSYLFFRRKIPGEEPLYIPAMDETTTIDPEFDFHFVLKDKYQEDVIRTKERVLRTQRFKLVYTPGVKGPIFRLFDLEEDKHCERDVKTKFPEVFDAMKTALVKWRDQHKESTITEIFAGEDEFTFKPAATGKK, via the coding sequence ATGCCACAAACTGAGCCTACTCCCGGGCAAGGACCTCTCACCAAGAAGACTCAGGAACTGAGCCGCCGCACGGTCTTCCGCTTCACGGTCTGCACCGTACTGGCCACCCTGGTGGGCTGGTATATCAATGCGCTGCTCACTTTCGCGGGGAATACCTACGGGTTCAACAATCGCTTCACGGAGGTCGCCGTCGGCCACCACTGGTTCTACCTCGTCTGGAGCAATGTGGAGGTGATGAAGGCCTACATCATCGTGGCCATCATCTTCACCGCCATCATCTATCCCATCATCCTCCTGTGGCGGAAGTGGCAGGTCTTTGGCCGCTGGGGGGTCATCTGGCGTGCGCTGGCCCTGTGCGGCGCGCTGTACGGCTTCTTTGTCTTCCGTCTCATGCTGAACAAGCCCTACTTCGGGAACTACAGCTACTTTGACCAGGGATGGAAAAAATTCGGCGACTGGTTTGGCGCGGCCATCCAGCAGGGCTTCGGCTTCTTCGTCCTGTACATCTTCCCCGCCATTGCGGTGCTGGTGTGCGGTCTCTTTTACCTCAATGAACTGCGCCGCTTCCTGAAGTCCCGCCCCGGGATGGTCCCCTGGCCGCTCGTGGGCCCGGTGGTCATTCTCATCGGCATGGTCGTCACAGGGTATGGCTTCATCAAGGATGACTCCAGGCACACTCCCGCGGTGGAGCAGGCCCCCAAGCCCAAGACCAAGCCGAAGAACATCCTCATCCTCGCCTCGGACTCCTTCCGTTCCGACCGCCTGTCGTGCAACGGCTACGGCCGCGTCACCTCACCGCACATCGACCGCATCGCCGCGGAGGGCATCACCTTCCGCAAGTGTTTCACACCCATCGCGTCCACCCTGGAGAGTCTCACGACCATGTTCTCCAGCCAGTACCCGCACACGCATGGCATCCAGCACATGTTCCCGAACAAGGAACAAGTGGCCAAGGCCAATGCCACCTCGCCCGGGCTCGGCACCATCCTGCGGAGCAAGGGCTATGACACTGCCGTCATCGGCGACTGGTGTGCCTGCGGGTTCAAGGAACTGCCCATGGGTTTCGAGGACGTCACCGTGTCTGACTTCGACAACTTCAAGGTCTACATGAGCGAGGTGGTCTACCTGCACCACCAGATCCTGCCCCTCTTCTTTGACAACCGTGCCGGCCACTGGCTCTTCCCCAAGCTCAAGTCCTTCGCGAACTTCATGACCCCCGATGTCGTGACCAACCAGGTCGTCGACCGCCTCCAGGAGCGGAAGGAAGATGAGAAGCCCTTCATCCTTTTCGCCTTCTACTCCTGCACCCACCTTCCCTACCGCACCCCGCGCCAGTATGCGGACATCTGGGCCGACCCCGCCTACAAGGGCGACCACAACTTCGAGCTGAAGCTCAATGTGGATGAATTCATCGGCAACGTGGACATCGGCAACAAGTGGGAGAAGCTGCCGAAGAAGGACGTGGAGCAAATCGATGCGCTCTATGACGGCTGCATCCGCATGTTCGACGATTGCGTGGGCCGCATCATGGCCGAGCTGGAAGCCTCCGGCCTGAAGGATGACACCATCGTGCTCATCACCGCCGACCACGGGGACGACCTCTTCGAGCCGAATGTCACCTTCGGCCACGGTCTCACCTTCAACGGCGGCGACCAGAGCAACAACATCCCCTTCGTCCTCCGCGTCCCCGGCGTGGAGAATCGCGGCCGTACCTCGGACAAGATCACCCGCAGCATCGACTTCGCGCCCACGCTGCTGGAGCTCACCGGCCACGCCCCCGAGCCCCGCTTCGAAGGGAAGAGCCTCGTGCCCTATATCAAGGGGAATGCCGACCTCTCCCTCGCCTGGTACGGAGAGACCAGCTACCTCTTCTTCCGCCGCAAGATTCCCGGCGAGGAGCCTCTCTACATCCCCGCGATGGATGAGACCACCACCATTGACCCCGAGTTCGACTTCCACTTTGTGCTGAAGGACAAGTACCAGGAGGACGTCATCCGTACGAAGGAGCGCGTGCTGCGCACCCAGCGCTTCAAGCTTGTCTATACCCCCGGTGTGAAAGGCCCCATCTTCCGCCTCTTTGACCTCGAAGAGGACAAGCACTGCGAACGTGACGTGAAGACGAAGTTCCCCGAAGTCTTCGACGCCATGAAGACCGCCCTCGTGAAATGGCGCGACCAGCACAAGGAAAGCACCATCACGGAAATCTTCGCCGGTGAGGATGAGTTTACGTTCAAGCCTGCGGCGACGGGGAAGAAGTAG
- a CDS encoding HAD family hydrolase, producing MKAFIFDLDGTLIDSLADIAEAVNRMLIERGYPRAPLTAFPRYIGDGVRPLVERALPPEVLATEDIDARVAEYQRHYNDVWKDATVPYTGIRETLSDLKERGMKLAVLSNKPDHFTKLCCSHFFPDAGFEAVFGARSNVPRKPHPQGAFDICEILGVTPGECAYVGDSGIDMELAVNAGMLPVGVRWGFRGEAELKAKGAREIVAHPDDLICLVTGVC from the coding sequence ATGAAAGCGTTCATCTTTGACCTCGACGGCACTCTGATTGATTCCCTGGCAGACATCGCTGAGGCGGTGAACCGCATGCTGATTGAGCGGGGGTATCCCCGGGCGCCGCTGACGGCCTTTCCCCGGTACATCGGGGATGGCGTGCGGCCCCTCGTGGAGCGGGCGCTGCCGCCTGAGGTGCTCGCCACGGAGGACATCGATGCCCGGGTGGCGGAGTATCAGCGGCACTACAATGACGTGTGGAAGGACGCGACCGTCCCCTACACCGGCATCCGCGAGACACTCTCAGACCTGAAGGAGCGGGGCATGAAGCTGGCCGTGCTCTCCAACAAGCCGGACCATTTCACCAAGCTGTGCTGTTCACACTTCTTCCCAGACGCGGGGTTCGAAGCAGTCTTTGGTGCGCGCTCGAATGTGCCACGCAAGCCGCATCCGCAGGGTGCTTTTGACATCTGCGAAATCCTCGGGGTGACCCCGGGTGAGTGCGCCTATGTGGGCGACTCGGGCATCGACATGGAGCTCGCGGTGAATGCCGGCATGCTGCCCGTGGGCGTGCGCTGGGGATTCCGCGGTGAGGCCGAGCTGAAGGCGAAGGGCGCGCGCGAGATTGTGGCGCACCCGGATGACCTGATCTGCCTGGTGACCGGGGTGTGCTGA
- a CDS encoding glycosyltransferase family 39 protein, which yields MTDSASSPAPASTAASLWQRLRGRFGTPGLVLLGLMLALLIGAVVYTVEGEKPWGRTVERRKAKQEPLQPKEYAIIGSWWAAVVNAGMLTLLLGTAGKWMPRPSSSSSSSSSSPSSTTASSDSSETSSAPSSSSPSPTPQPSTSKSTAPPDILRGALRPITYLLLILALAVGAWERWPKMHHSLWNDEEYAVRKFAHGEWRQEKKKEKEKEKDASGKSSSSSIVAAGTGEWKFEPVTWVDTLWEARNGNNHVLSSLTMRLSLEAWRVTTGAPRDTFAEYVVRMPSYIAALITILMIFLLGKEIGSPLAGLGGAWLLALHPWHIRYSAEARGYSMMMCFLALSLYGLLLALRTNKLRWWLLFAGGEALYLMSFPGSLVVAAFVNLFVLVELICRGGWKKVGTLIAMNLLGAVIVLQLMLPVIPQILLFLKEPQPNYVTDVWQWYRDLGSVLVFGWPYENFFPDTHRGTDWLHEHQELFFTGIAAPVVLLLLAVVSLLGATLRNMASRVVITAPVVAGVVICLMNVQPGKPMTVWYLLFLLIPGVLALPLMLQEAAQVVKWRWTPLVAVLWLVLRFDTATAHSRAVIRLADRQPVREVVQLIRSQSPDAMTATFGVSDRQSAIYDPRVRILESAADLERVIADSQAAGKALYVFYCSDQHSKPRVPEVYARVVELPSGEFERVGVLPGTEELFSYRVYRRR from the coding sequence ATGACTGACTCTGCATCATCGCCCGCACCTGCCAGTACCGCCGCCAGCCTGTGGCAGCGCCTGCGGGGGCGCTTCGGCACCCCGGGACTGGTGCTGCTGGGGCTGATGCTCGCGCTCTTGATCGGCGCGGTGGTGTACACGGTGGAAGGTGAGAAGCCCTGGGGCCGCACCGTGGAGCGCCGGAAGGCGAAGCAGGAACCACTGCAGCCCAAGGAGTATGCCATCATCGGCTCATGGTGGGCCGCGGTGGTGAATGCCGGGATGCTCACGCTGCTGCTGGGCACGGCGGGCAAGTGGATGCCGCGTCCATCTTCGTCTTCATCGTCATCATCTTCTTCTCCCTCGTCGACGACGGCGTCCTCGGATTCTTCTGAGACATCGTCTGCACCGTCCTCGTCCTCCCCTTCCCCCACCCCACAGCCCTCCACCTCCAAATCTACCGCGCCGCCTGACATTCTGCGCGGTGCCTTGCGACCGATTACCTATCTGCTGCTCATCCTCGCGCTCGCGGTGGGCGCGTGGGAGCGCTGGCCAAAGATGCACCACAGCCTGTGGAATGATGAAGAATACGCGGTGCGGAAGTTCGCCCACGGCGAGTGGAGGCAGGAGAAGAAGAAGGAAAAGGAGAAAGAGAAGGACGCGAGTGGCAAGAGCAGCAGCAGCAGCATTGTGGCCGCCGGCACTGGCGAGTGGAAGTTCGAGCCGGTGACGTGGGTGGATACGCTCTGGGAAGCGCGCAATGGAAACAACCATGTGCTGAGCTCGCTGACGATGCGGCTGAGCCTGGAGGCGTGGCGCGTCACGACGGGAGCGCCGCGTGATACGTTTGCCGAGTATGTGGTGCGGATGCCTTCGTACATCGCCGCACTCATCACGATATTGATGATCTTCCTCCTGGGAAAGGAGATAGGCTCGCCGCTGGCGGGGCTCGGGGGTGCGTGGCTGCTGGCGCTGCACCCGTGGCACATCCGCTACTCCGCGGAGGCGCGCGGCTACTCCATGATGATGTGCTTCCTCGCGCTGAGCCTGTATGGACTGCTGCTGGCACTGCGCACGAACAAGCTGCGCTGGTGGCTGCTCTTCGCCGGGGGTGAGGCGCTCTACTTGATGAGCTTCCCCGGTTCGCTGGTGGTGGCGGCGTTTGTGAATCTCTTCGTGCTCGTCGAGCTCATCTGCCGTGGCGGGTGGAAGAAGGTGGGCACGCTCATCGCGATGAATCTGCTGGGCGCGGTGATCGTGCTGCAGCTCATGCTGCCGGTCATTCCGCAGATCCTGCTTTTCCTGAAGGAGCCGCAGCCGAACTACGTGACGGATGTGTGGCAGTGGTATCGCGACCTGGGCTCGGTGCTCGTGTTTGGCTGGCCGTATGAGAATTTCTTCCCGGACACGCATCGTGGCACGGACTGGCTGCATGAGCATCAGGAACTCTTCTTCACGGGCATCGCCGCCCCCGTCGTGCTGCTGCTGCTCGCTGTCGTCTCACTGCTCGGGGCTACGCTGCGGAACATGGCCTCGCGTGTGGTCATCACCGCGCCGGTGGTGGCGGGTGTGGTCATCTGCCTGATGAATGTGCAGCCGGGCAAGCCGATGACGGTGTGGTATCTCCTCTTCCTCCTCATCCCCGGTGTGCTCGCGCTGCCGCTGATGCTGCAGGAGGCAGCGCAGGTGGTGAAGTGGAGATGGACACCCCTCGTGGCCGTGCTGTGGCTCGTGCTCCGCTTTGATACGGCCACGGCGCATTCGCGTGCAGTGATTCGCTTGGCCGACCGCCAGCCGGTGCGTGAGGTGGTGCAGCTGATCCGCTCGCAATCTCCGGATGCCATGACGGCGACCTTCGGCGTGAGTGATCGGCAGAGTGCCATCTATGATCCACGGGTGCGCATTCTGGAAAGCGCCGCCGATTTGGAACGCGTGATCGCGGACAGCCAGGCTGCGGGAAAGGCGCTGTATGTTTTTTATTGCAGCGACCAGCACAGCAAGCCGCGCGTGCCGGAAGTGTATGCGCGCGTGGTGGAGTTGCCGTCAGGCGAGTTCGAGCGCGTGGGCGTGCTGCCGGGGACGGAGGAACTGTTTAGTTATCGGGTGTATCGGAGGCGGTAG
- a CDS encoding cation diffusion facilitator family transporter, with protein MSHEPETQSHEQSHAHAHEPSQSHSHSHSHSHTHALSSNLLTAFLLNLAFTGIEIAGGLWTNSIAILSDALHDAGDSLTLALALYLQRLSVKSADARFTYGYRRFSSLGALISGVLLSVGVGYMGWQAVHRLSNPEPVHAQGMMMLAVIGVLFNGAAAWKLRHSHSLNEKVAGWHLVEDTLGWIAVLIGSAIMTVWDVPIIDPLLSLAISVFILWNVIRNLRQVAMVFLQRAPAGFDVAAFERRLCEFPGVLNAHLTQTWTVDGEHHVLSTHLVMQPGTTREEIVEAKRHVHRLLREQDFEHITVDVELEGEDCSAE; from the coding sequence ATGAGCCACGAACCTGAAACCCAGTCGCACGAGCAATCGCACGCTCACGCTCATGAGCCTTCGCAGTCCCACAGTCACTCTCATTCGCATTCACACACCCACGCCCTTTCCTCCAATCTCCTCACCGCCTTCCTCCTCAACCTCGCCTTCACCGGCATCGAGATCGCGGGTGGTCTTTGGACAAACAGCATCGCCATCCTGAGCGATGCGCTGCATGACGCGGGAGATTCCCTCACGCTCGCCCTCGCGCTCTATCTCCAGCGCCTTTCCGTGAAGAGCGCGGACGCACGCTTCACCTACGGCTACCGCCGTTTCTCCTCCCTCGGCGCGCTCATTTCCGGCGTGCTGCTCTCCGTGGGTGTGGGCTACATGGGCTGGCAGGCCGTGCATCGCCTGAGCAACCCGGAACCCGTGCACGCGCAGGGCATGATGATGCTCGCCGTCATCGGCGTGCTCTTCAATGGCGCGGCAGCATGGAAGCTGCGCCACAGCCATTCACTCAATGAGAAAGTCGCAGGCTGGCATCTGGTGGAGGACACCCTTGGTTGGATCGCCGTGCTCATCGGCAGTGCCATCATGACCGTGTGGGATGTGCCCATCATCGACCCGCTGCTCTCCCTGGCCATCTCCGTCTTCATCTTGTGGAATGTCATCCGCAATCTCCGCCAGGTCGCCATGGTCTTCCTGCAGCGCGCGCCGGCGGGGTTCGATGTCGCCGCATTCGAGCGCAGGCTGTGCGAATTCCCCGGCGTACTCAATGCGCACCTCACCCAGACCTGGACCGTCGATGGCGAGCATCATGTGCTCTCAACGCATCTCGTGATGCAGCCTGGCACCACGCGGGAGGAAATCGTGGAAGCCAAACGCCACGTGCACAGGCTGCTGAGGGAGCAGGACTTCGAGCACATCACGGTGGATGTGGAACTGGAAGGGGAGGATTGCTCGGCGGAGTGA
- a CDS encoding N,N-dimethylformamidase beta subunit family domain-containing protein, producing the protein MKPNRRRFLKATSTGAVASALLRDASQPVAAAEGKSSSVATSSKKSNLIAQENAREGSLDWQLTRVRLDSTAGFRSSFIEGYCSKQSVKAGESIDIFVSTKPAAKFEIEIFRTGYYGGRGARLMTKLGPFEGKTQETPAMGEKQLHECRWEACTSVKIPEDWVSGVYLGRLTTRPESGPYWQSYVVFIVKDDRPADILVQCSDNTWQAYNRWPDKYSIYTHPKGNQGPWADVSYDRPYAKYAQIYENPQSIGSGEWLCFEFPMAYWLEQEGYDVTYCSNVDLRTPDRALKCKAFLSVGHDEYWHIDQYKSVVALRDAGVNVMFFSGNSVCWVTPLRPGFDGRENRIMFRGGPYGGEHQWAVERAKDHGPFPERGPDEGYLMGSRNIRPVNGGGDWICEKPDHWIFKGTGMKKGDAIPGLIGWEYHGDPPAIEGLEVVAAGTAWQGGTNPSNWTATIYPGPKGNFVFNASTIFWCQGLSHPPGHMLPWSHWSRPHGPDARVQRITKNLMDKAVG; encoded by the coding sequence ATGAAGCCGAATCGTCGACGTTTCCTCAAGGCCACCTCCACCGGCGCCGTCGCGTCCGCCTTGTTGCGTGATGCTTCCCAACCGGTTGCTGCCGCAGAAGGCAAATCATCATCCGTCGCCACCTCTTCCAAGAAATCCAACCTCATCGCCCAGGAAAACGCGCGTGAAGGCTCGCTCGACTGGCAGCTCACTCGCGTGCGGCTGGATAGCACCGCAGGCTTCCGCTCCTCGTTCATCGAGGGCTATTGCTCAAAACAATCCGTCAAGGCCGGCGAATCCATCGACATCTTCGTCAGCACCAAACCCGCAGCGAAGTTCGAAATCGAAATCTTCCGCACCGGCTACTACGGCGGACGCGGCGCGCGGCTCATGACGAAGCTCGGCCCCTTCGAGGGGAAGACGCAAGAGACGCCTGCCATGGGAGAAAAACAATTGCACGAGTGCCGCTGGGAAGCCTGCACCTCGGTGAAGATTCCCGAGGACTGGGTGAGCGGCGTGTATCTCGGTCGCCTCACCACACGTCCGGAGAGCGGCCCGTACTGGCAGAGCTACGTCGTCTTCATCGTAAAGGACGACCGCCCCGCGGATATCCTCGTGCAGTGCAGTGATAACACCTGGCAGGCCTACAACCGCTGGCCGGATAAGTATTCCATCTACACGCATCCAAAAGGGAACCAGGGACCGTGGGCCGATGTCAGTTATGACCGCCCGTATGCGAAGTACGCGCAGATCTATGAGAACCCGCAATCCATCGGCTCCGGCGAGTGGCTCTGCTTTGAGTTCCCCATGGCCTACTGGCTGGAGCAGGAGGGTTATGATGTCACCTACTGCTCCAATGTGGACCTGCGCACGCCCGACCGCGCGCTGAAGTGCAAGGCCTTCCTCAGCGTGGGGCATGATGAGTACTGGCACATCGATCAATACAAGAGCGTCGTCGCCCTGCGCGATGCGGGTGTGAACGTGATGTTCTTCTCTGGAAACTCCGTCTGCTGGGTCACGCCATTGCGACCAGGCTTCGATGGACGTGAAAATCGCATCATGTTCCGCGGCGGTCCGTATGGTGGCGAGCACCAGTGGGCCGTCGAGCGTGCCAAGGATCATGGACCCTTCCCCGAGCGCGGCCCGGATGAAGGCTACCTCATGGGCTCACGAAACATCCGCCCCGTGAATGGCGGCGGCGACTGGATCTGTGAAAAGCCGGACCACTGGATCTTCAAAGGCACCGGCATGAAAAAAGGAGACGCCATCCCCGGCCTTATCGGCTGGGAGTATCACGGCGACCCACCGGCTATTGAAGGCCTCGAAGTCGTCGCTGCAGGCACCGCGTGGCAGGGCGGCACCAATCCCTCCAACTGGACCGCCACCATCTACCCCGGACCGAAGGGCAACTTCGTCTTCAATGCCTCCACCATCTTCTGGTGCCAGGGCCTCAGCCACCCTCCCGGCCACATGCTCCCCTGGTCCCACTGGAGCAGGCCTCATGGACCCGATGCCAGAGTGCAGCGCATCACGAAGAATCTGATGGATAAGGCGGTAGGGTAG
- a CDS encoding NUDIX domain-containing protein, whose translation MPVPPQDVTMAQPVSSEGNAGGGVVPAPVPTPVTAGAAGATGSVTPVPAPVLYRPNVAAIMLNMENNILVAQRAGLKGAWQFPQGGVDMGEGWDDAFFREVEEEIGLKPENIQILDRKGGYRYEFPKGRLKYGVYGGQEQVYYLCRFLGRDTDINLNTAHREFDKWKWIKPEKFDMDWVPRFKREVYRHVFRDFFGMEK comes from the coding sequence ATGCCTGTTCCCCCTCAAGACGTTACGATGGCGCAGCCCGTTTCCAGTGAAGGAAATGCGGGTGGGGGAGTCGTCCCTGCACCGGTCCCCACGCCCGTGACTGCAGGAGCAGCAGGAGCCACCGGCAGCGTCACGCCCGTACCAGCCCCCGTGCTCTACCGGCCGAACGTCGCCGCCATCATGCTGAACATGGAGAACAACATCCTCGTGGCCCAGCGCGCGGGGTTGAAGGGCGCCTGGCAATTCCCGCAGGGCGGGGTGGACATGGGAGAGGGCTGGGACGATGCCTTCTTCCGCGAAGTGGAGGAGGAAATCGGACTCAAGCCGGAGAACATCCAGATCCTCGACCGCAAGGGCGGCTACCGCTATGAGTTCCCCAAGGGCCGGCTGAAGTACGGCGTCTACGGCGGGCAGGAGCAAGTGTACTACCTCTGCCGCTTCCTCGGCCGTGACACAGACATCAATCTGAACACTGCCCACCGTGAGTTTGACAAGTGGAAGTGGATCAAGCCGGAGAAGTTTGACATGGACTGGGTGCCCCGATTCAAGCGCGAGGTCTACCGCCATGTCTTCCGCGACTTCTTCGGCATGGAGAAGTGA